One region of Chitinophaga varians genomic DNA includes:
- a CDS encoding RNA polymerase sigma factor, whose product MKLTGVNEETLWNGVIAGDQQAFRVLYEASADMLYAYALRYFPDKEMIMDCIHDLFTDLYMQRANLAQQVNIRFYLLVSFRRKLNTSLKKSARFSLPGDMANADNYFQLTFEANDVQSLIIAQEEQQGVMQRLATEMNKLPARQKEILYLKYNCELSYEEVARLMQISVPTCRTLAYRAIRQLRQEMPVTTIPAFSLLLLTCLKNF is encoded by the coding sequence ATGAAGCTAACCGGAGTCAATGAGGAAACGTTATGGAATGGCGTCATAGCAGGCGATCAGCAGGCTTTCAGGGTACTGTACGAGGCCTCGGCTGATATGCTGTATGCGTACGCATTGCGGTATTTTCCGGATAAGGAGATGATCATGGACTGTATACATGACCTGTTTACCGACCTGTACATGCAACGCGCGAACCTGGCGCAGCAGGTCAACATCCGTTTTTATCTGCTGGTTTCGTTCCGGCGTAAGCTGAATACTTCCCTGAAAAAAAGCGCCCGTTTCTCCCTGCCCGGGGACATGGCGAACGCAGACAACTATTTCCAGCTCACTTTTGAAGCCAATGATGTGCAAAGCCTGATCATTGCACAGGAAGAACAACAAGGCGTCATGCAGCGGCTGGCCACAGAGATGAATAAACTGCCGGCCCGTCAGAAAGAGATACTTTATCTGAAATATAATTGTGAGCTTTCCTATGAAGAGGTGGCCCGTTTGATGCAGATTTCCGTGCCTACCTGTCGGACCCTTGCCTACAGGGCCATACGCCAGTTGAGACAAGAGATGCCAGTGACCACTATCCCGGCTTTTAGCCTGCTGTTACTCACCTGTCTGAAAAATTTTTAA
- a CDS encoding FecR family protein, translating to MDINNPSYSMEDAPDDAGGDKEKMISLVRASGNEQLSVAEKALLWERIAADIAQPPVKIWWQPGWKVAAVITLLLSAGLGWWQWHRTQEPLPALVAFASDQTYSRGDTTVTRMILGNQQQLAIRNNHAAIAYQAKGTQVRIDSQEIKQELATGKQVFNTLLVPYGNVASLQLEDGTRVWLNAGSRLVYPAAFGQQRREVFLEGEAYFEVATDAQRPFSVYANDMKVAVLGTAFNISAYREDASSQVVLASGSVQLEAFRGPGKKGAPVQLSPGNRALYTGHNGNMTVDKVDIAGYISWKDGLMVAEHTSLYEILKKLSRYYNQPITTDTRSGNETFSGNLDLQKTLNDVLDIIAATTSLKYEKQGNTIIFKTR from the coding sequence ATGGACATCAACAACCCATCATACAGTATGGAAGACGCACCGGACGACGCCGGCGGGGACAAGGAGAAAATGATCTCCCTGGTGCGTGCGTCTGGTAATGAGCAGTTGTCCGTAGCTGAAAAGGCCCTGTTGTGGGAGCGTATAGCCGCCGATATCGCACAGCCGCCGGTAAAAATCTGGTGGCAGCCGGGGTGGAAAGTGGCCGCCGTTATCACCCTGTTGTTGTCTGCCGGACTGGGGTGGTGGCAGTGGCATCGGACGCAGGAGCCGCTGCCTGCACTGGTGGCCTTCGCCAGCGATCAGACCTATTCCCGCGGCGATACCACCGTGACCCGCATGATACTGGGCAACCAGCAGCAACTGGCCATCCGCAATAACCACGCAGCCATCGCCTACCAGGCCAAAGGCACGCAGGTGCGGATAGACTCACAGGAGATAAAGCAGGAGCTGGCCACCGGTAAACAGGTCTTTAACACCCTACTAGTGCCCTATGGCAACGTAGCCTCCCTGCAACTGGAAGATGGCACCCGGGTATGGCTCAACGCCGGTTCCCGCCTGGTATATCCGGCCGCATTCGGGCAGCAGCGCCGGGAAGTGTTCCTGGAAGGGGAAGCTTATTTTGAAGTGGCCACAGACGCGCAGCGTCCTTTTAGTGTATACGCCAACGATATGAAAGTAGCCGTGCTGGGCACCGCATTTAATATATCCGCCTACCGGGAAGATGCCAGCTCACAGGTAGTGCTGGCCAGCGGCAGCGTTCAGCTGGAAGCCTTCAGAGGGCCGGGAAAAAAAGGCGCGCCGGTACAGTTGTCGCCGGGTAACAGGGCGCTATACACAGGCCATAACGGCAACATGACAGTGGACAAAGTGGACATCGCCGGGTATATCTCCTGGAAAGACGGTCTGATGGTCGCAGAACATACCTCTTTATATGAAATACTAAAAAAACTATCCAGGTATTACAATCAACCAATAACAACAGACACGCGGTCGGGCAATGAAACATTTTCGGGTAACCTTGACCTGCAGAAAACACTGAACGATGTACTTGACATAATAGCTGCTACCACTTCACTGAAGTACGAAAAGCAGGGGAACACAATCATTTTTAAAACCAGATAA
- a CDS encoding TonB-dependent receptor: protein MQKFYVCWRYLPVGIVPAKLWHVMRLIMILLCVGLVSAYGKTYSQNAPLNVRVNNAPLPELFRQIQAQSNWRIFYKDELVRGEKNITLHLRGKRLVEVLDKALDGTSLGYTIVGTQVAIVPKEEQPVRPLKLAREDSLLTVKGRVYDTHEPPVALPGVTIAVKGTSRGTTSDADGYFTIQAPKNATLVFSLVGYIATEYNVLRSNTGLSIALNEKVSALDEVVVVGITEQQRKHIASSVASLNVKSAMSGKPITTISQSLQGGVTGLQVSQSSGLPGGDAATIKIRGITSLNGSNPLVLVDGIPMDMNFIDPLTVESVTVLKDAAAASIYGARAASGVILVTTKRGTPGRVAVTYDGYYGVQSPTNMPSLVDAPQYMRMYNEALANSGKTPLYSEDDIQQTIAGTDPVKYPNTDWQKVIVNKQAPITSHSVGVSGGNSLARFALNANYQYQDGMTPLTSSRKYNIRANTSVSLAKNFQINMDLLAIKRNILLPNRTLGHDGTRLLEDVFRVPPTILPKYPWKDGSTTDIYGRYVDIVNPLAYAEKGGRFVNEYGQSSINLQPKWEVIPGLNLRGQFSYRLNSDLMGSLRDNYNFFDYYTGQLLQTWTQQRSYTQARTTYYYIAANADYTLDLKDHHFFLMAGYSQEEKNTSSSTAGTYLYINSLLSSYAKLNYSYQDRYLLELTGRMDASSKFAKGHKYGFFPSVALGWNISKEKFMSSVKAVSNMKLRASYGQLGNESDVDLYQYQTTINSGTGLETTYGNPDLSWETVNMADVGLDIGLFNNKLEIVVDYYNKLTRDIILRPPLSYTGGFEDKVPVNAGKLRNTGWEASVNYNGNIGKNISVSFRPGVTYNKNEIVSLLSGPYVSATTIQQEGGPYGGIFGYKTAGLLQESDFDKDGKPLIPVLPGAKPGDIKYLDISGNKIIDGSDQTLIGNPIARLNYFANFRVAYKNFDLEFLLQGTGKSDVVLAGMLALPMDNSKDGGVPTRFYADNYWTPQRTNAMFPRLNTLPTNNKLSSDFWFQNGAYLRVKYIQLGYNTQADWLKRVGIRGLRVYMNAQNPLTFSKLKLTDPESQGDQWTYGIMKAFIAGINVQL, encoded by the coding sequence ATGCAAAAATTTTACGTTTGTTGGCGCTACCTGCCTGTGGGCATAGTGCCAGCCAAATTATGGCATGTTATGCGGCTCATCATGATCCTGTTATGCGTAGGGCTGGTCAGCGCCTACGGTAAAACCTACTCACAGAATGCCCCGCTGAACGTGCGGGTGAACAATGCTCCGCTGCCGGAGCTTTTCCGCCAGATACAGGCGCAGAGCAACTGGCGTATTTTCTACAAGGACGAGCTGGTGCGCGGTGAGAAAAACATCACGCTGCACCTGCGCGGCAAAAGGCTGGTAGAGGTGCTGGACAAAGCACTCGATGGTACCAGTCTCGGCTATACGATTGTAGGTACGCAGGTGGCTATCGTTCCAAAAGAAGAGCAACCGGTACGTCCGCTGAAACTGGCGCGGGAAGACAGTCTGCTGACTGTCAAAGGCCGTGTGTACGACACGCACGAACCGCCGGTAGCGCTGCCTGGCGTTACTATTGCCGTGAAAGGCACGTCCCGTGGCACCACCAGCGATGCCGACGGTTACTTCACCATACAGGCGCCCAAAAATGCCACGCTGGTATTTAGTCTGGTGGGATATATCGCCACAGAATACAACGTGTTGCGCAGCAATACCGGCCTTTCCATTGCCTTGAACGAAAAAGTGTCGGCCCTTGATGAAGTAGTAGTGGTGGGGATCACAGAGCAACAGCGCAAACACATTGCCAGTTCCGTAGCTTCCCTCAATGTAAAATCTGCTATGAGCGGTAAGCCCATCACTACCATTTCACAATCACTGCAGGGCGGCGTGACCGGCCTGCAGGTGAGCCAGTCCTCCGGACTGCCCGGTGGGGATGCTGCTACCATTAAGATACGCGGCATCACGTCGCTCAACGGTTCCAATCCGCTGGTGCTGGTAGATGGTATCCCCATGGACATGAACTTCATAGACCCGCTTACGGTAGAAAGTGTGACGGTGCTGAAAGACGCGGCGGCAGCCTCCATCTACGGCGCCAGGGCCGCCAGCGGTGTTATCCTTGTCACCACCAAAAGAGGTACGCCCGGCCGCGTGGCCGTGACGTATGACGGTTATTACGGCGTACAGTCGCCCACCAATATGCCATCCCTGGTAGACGCTCCCCAATACATGCGCATGTACAATGAAGCACTGGCCAATTCCGGTAAAACTCCCCTGTATTCCGAAGACGATATTCAACAAACCATTGCCGGCACTGACCCGGTGAAATATCCCAATACCGATTGGCAGAAAGTCATTGTCAACAAACAAGCGCCTATAACGAGTCATTCTGTTGGCGTGAGCGGTGGTAACAGCCTTGCCCGCTTTGCGCTGAACGCCAATTACCAGTACCAGGACGGTATGACGCCACTGACCAGCAGCAGAAAGTATAATATCCGCGCCAATACCTCCGTGTCGCTGGCCAAAAACTTTCAGATCAATATGGACCTGTTGGCCATTAAACGCAATATCCTGCTGCCTAACAGGACGCTGGGGCATGACGGCACCCGTTTGCTGGAAGACGTTTTCCGCGTGCCGCCCACCATTCTGCCTAAGTATCCGTGGAAAGACGGCAGCACAACAGATATCTATGGCCGTTATGTGGATATCGTGAACCCGCTGGCCTATGCCGAAAAAGGCGGCCGGTTCGTCAATGAATACGGACAGTCCAGCATTAACCTGCAGCCCAAATGGGAGGTGATACCAGGACTGAACCTCCGCGGGCAGTTCAGTTACCGGCTCAACAGCGACCTGATGGGAAGTCTGCGCGATAACTATAACTTCTTCGACTATTATACAGGGCAACTGCTGCAAACATGGACGCAGCAACGGAGCTATACACAAGCCAGGACGACCTATTACTACATCGCCGCCAATGCAGATTACACGCTCGACCTGAAAGACCATCACTTCTTCCTGATGGCGGGTTATTCGCAGGAAGAAAAAAATACGAGTTCCAGCACTGCCGGTACTTATCTGTACATCAACTCCCTGTTGTCTTCCTATGCCAAACTGAATTACTCTTACCAGGACCGTTACCTGCTGGAACTGACCGGCCGTATGGACGCCTCTTCCAAATTTGCGAAGGGACATAAGTATGGTTTCTTCCCGTCAGTTGCGTTGGGCTGGAATATCAGCAAAGAGAAATTCATGTCGTCCGTGAAAGCGGTCAGCAATATGAAACTGCGTGCTTCCTACGGGCAGCTGGGCAACGAGTCGGACGTGGACCTGTACCAGTACCAGACCACGATCAATTCAGGAACAGGGCTGGAGACGACCTATGGTAACCCGGACCTGAGCTGGGAAACCGTGAACATGGCCGATGTAGGATTGGACATCGGTTTGTTTAACAACAAACTGGAAATCGTGGTGGATTATTATAACAAACTCACCAGGGATATTATTCTGCGTCCGCCGTTATCCTATACCGGTGGCTTTGAAGACAAGGTGCCTGTCAATGCCGGCAAACTGCGCAACACCGGCTGGGAAGCTTCGGTGAATTACAATGGCAATATCGGCAAGAACATTTCCGTGTCTTTCCGTCCGGGCGTGACCTACAATAAAAATGAGATCGTATCGCTGTTGAGCGGGCCTTATGTAAGCGCTACAACGATCCAGCAGGAGGGCGGTCCATATGGTGGCATCTTCGGTTACAAAACCGCCGGACTGTTACAGGAAAGTGATTTTGACAAAGACGGAAAGCCGTTGATACCGGTATTGCCAGGCGCCAAACCCGGTGATATCAAGTATTTAGACATCAGCGGCAATAAAATCATCGATGGGTCTGATCAGACATTGATTGGCAACCCTATCGCGAGGCTGAACTACTTCGCTAATTTCCGGGTAGCGTATAAAAACTTCGACCTCGAATTTCTGTTGCAGGGTACCGGTAAGTCAGACGTAGTACTGGCGGGCATGCTGGCATTGCCGATGGACAACAGTAAAGACGGTGGCGTGCCTACCCGTTTCTATGCAGACAACTACTGGACACCTCAACGTACCAACGCGATGTTCCCGCGGTTGAACACGTTGCCCACCAATAATAAATTATCCTCTGATTTCTGGTTCCAGAATGGCGCTTACCTGCGAGTGAAGTATATCCAGCTGGGATACAATACACAGGCCGACTGGCTGAAACGTGTTGGCATCCGTGGTTTGCGGGTGTATATGAATGCGCAGAACCCGCTCACCTTCAGTAAACTGAAACTTACCGATCCCGAAAGCCAGGGTGATCAGTGGACCTATGGTATCATGAAGGCATTTATTGCCGGTATTAATGTTCAACTTTAA
- a CDS encoding RagB/SusD family nutrient uptake outer membrane protein, which yields MKRIYAVIFSAIMLTCSSCEKFLTHDDPVSVTDDNWWKTEANATGALGSVYAGLPGGSSGRQLMFLSALSDEAVARQDTRGAYEAFAKGLQNSNWDVALNLWRDDYKDVRRACRFLENVDRCYMDSSLKDRYKYEARAMRAYYHMEMMLFFGGIPIVTKSLEPANSNTTRNSEKEVYDFVVNELTECAPHLPDVYNNNEAWRISSGVCWALIAKLAMFYKEYETAKMAAKKVIDQNVYALYRSTNTKVNSFAELFTYAGELNKERVFFRDNGCSNAWKTFAPYGVGGQTVVSPTMKVVNSFETLQGKTLQELGPDSLAIYQKDPFYKNNRDPRLVASVLVPGQIYEKDTLRPFSSEGSDRIGILNSTATGFWVKKYLDPKDRNGASPSLDYMIIRYAEVLLNYVEALVELGDWQNADVIKHLNDIRTRAGMPVVDVTKYNTQEKLRQLIRRERTAELAFEGARFYDIRRWDMLGDVMNGQVYGAVDPATGQPVLVETRSCNVQRDFRYPIPLNELLANPKMTQNPLY from the coding sequence ATGAAAAGAATATATGCAGTCATTTTTTCAGCCATAATGCTGACATGCAGCAGTTGCGAAAAGTTCCTCACTCATGATGACCCCGTGAGTGTGACCGATGATAACTGGTGGAAGACAGAAGCCAATGCCACCGGTGCGCTGGGCTCCGTATATGCCGGTCTGCCGGGCGGTTCCAGCGGGCGGCAGCTGATGTTCCTCTCTGCTTTGAGTGATGAAGCCGTGGCCCGTCAGGATACCCGTGGCGCCTATGAAGCGTTTGCCAAAGGGTTACAGAACAGTAACTGGGACGTGGCGCTGAACCTGTGGCGCGATGATTACAAGGACGTACGTCGTGCCTGCCGCTTCCTGGAAAATGTGGACCGTTGTTACATGGACTCTTCGCTGAAAGACCGTTACAAGTATGAAGCACGCGCGATGCGCGCATACTATCATATGGAGATGATGTTGTTTTTTGGTGGTATCCCGATCGTTACTAAATCACTGGAGCCTGCCAACAGCAACACCACCCGTAATTCCGAAAAAGAGGTGTATGATTTTGTAGTGAATGAACTGACGGAATGTGCGCCTCATTTGCCGGATGTGTACAACAACAACGAAGCGTGGCGTATTTCTTCCGGTGTATGCTGGGCGCTGATTGCCAAGCTGGCTATGTTTTACAAGGAATATGAGACCGCCAAGATGGCTGCCAAAAAGGTAATAGATCAGAATGTGTATGCGTTGTACCGCAGTACCAATACAAAAGTCAACAGTTTTGCGGAGTTGTTTACCTACGCTGGTGAGTTGAACAAAGAGCGGGTATTTTTCCGTGATAATGGTTGTTCCAATGCATGGAAAACTTTTGCGCCGTACGGCGTAGGCGGGCAGACAGTAGTATCCCCCACGATGAAAGTTGTCAACAGTTTTGAAACGCTGCAGGGTAAAACATTGCAGGAGCTGGGGCCGGATTCGCTGGCGATCTATCAGAAAGACCCCTTCTATAAAAACAACCGCGACCCGCGTTTGGTGGCGTCTGTGCTGGTACCGGGACAGATATATGAGAAAGACACGCTCCGGCCGTTTTCCAGCGAGGGCAGTGACCGTATCGGTATCCTCAACAGTACGGCCACCGGTTTCTGGGTAAAAAAATACCTTGATCCCAAAGACCGTAATGGTGCCAGTCCTTCGCTGGATTATATGATCATCCGTTACGCAGAGGTACTGCTGAATTATGTAGAAGCGCTGGTGGAGCTGGGTGACTGGCAGAATGCTGATGTCATCAAACATCTGAATGATATCCGTACACGTGCAGGCATGCCCGTAGTAGATGTTACCAAATACAATACGCAGGAAAAGCTGCGTCAGCTGATACGCAGGGAGCGTACTGCCGAGCTGGCGTTCGAAGGCGCCCGCTTTTATGATATCCGGCGCTGGGACATGCTCGGAGACGTGATGAACGGGCAGGTGTATGGCGCTGTGGACCCGGCCACCGGTCAGCCGGTGCTGGTGGAAACACGTTCCTGTAATGTGCAGCGTGATTTCCGTTATCCTATTCCGTTGAATGAATTGTTAGCGAACCCGAAGATGACACAGAACCCGCTTTATTGA
- a CDS encoding lysophospholipid acyltransferase family protein → MLKNILGRIYALYALLLFATTMLIVFIPIWIASFWPEPTPSAFFVALGRRWMNIYLPLIGCPARLKGQEHFAPGQTYVIVCNHNALMDIPVTTGYVPGANKTLAKASMAKIPLFSVLYKIGSILVDRSSEASRKQSVVDMKHALSLGIHMLLYPEGTRNRTPEPLKAFYDGAFALAIDTQTPLMPSLLFNTRKIQPPGKTFFAWPHPIHYHILPPIPTTGMTRDDLPALKEKVFKIMWDYYTTNQDKL, encoded by the coding sequence ATGTTAAAAAATATACTGGGAAGAATCTACGCACTGTACGCATTGTTGTTGTTCGCAACTACCATGCTGATAGTCTTTATTCCCATCTGGATCGCCTCCTTCTGGCCCGAGCCTACCCCTTCCGCCTTTTTTGTGGCCCTCGGCCGCCGGTGGATGAACATCTACCTGCCGCTGATCGGTTGCCCGGCCAGACTGAAAGGACAGGAACATTTCGCCCCCGGCCAAACCTATGTAATAGTATGCAACCACAATGCATTGATGGACATCCCTGTTACCACCGGTTATGTGCCCGGCGCCAACAAAACACTGGCAAAGGCCTCCATGGCTAAAATACCGCTGTTCAGCGTGCTGTACAAAATCGGCAGCATCCTGGTAGACCGCAGCAGTGAGGCCAGCCGCAAACAAAGCGTCGTGGACATGAAACATGCGCTCAGCCTGGGCATCCACATGCTACTGTACCCGGAAGGCACCCGCAACCGTACGCCCGAACCGCTGAAAGCATTCTATGACGGCGCTTTCGCCCTCGCCATAGATACTCAGACACCGCTGATGCCATCCCTGCTGTTTAACACCAGGAAAATACAACCGCCCGGTAAAACATTCTTTGCCTGGCCACATCCTATCCATTATCACATACTTCCTCCCATCCCTACCACCGGCATGACACGCGATGACCTGCCGGCACTGAAAGAGAAAGTATTTAAGATCATGTGGGACTATTATACCACTAACCAGGATAAACTGTAA
- the ung gene encoding uracil-DNA glycosylase yields the protein MDVQIEDSWKEVLKDEFNKTYFAEIVMHLKHEKALGKTIYPAGNNIFNAFQQTPFDKVKVVILGQDPYHGAGQAHGLSFSVPDGIKPPPSLGNIYKEMQTDLGLEIPTSGNLTKWAEHGVLLLNAFLTVRASEPASHSKIGWENFTDAVIRKISDMKNNVVFLLWGRFAQDKQILIDATRHHILKAAHPSPFSANNGFFGCKHFSKTNELLLKAGIEPVDWRL from the coding sequence ATGGACGTACAGATCGAAGACAGCTGGAAAGAAGTACTCAAAGATGAGTTCAACAAAACCTATTTCGCGGAGATTGTCATGCACCTGAAACATGAGAAAGCCCTCGGAAAAACCATCTACCCGGCAGGTAACAACATCTTCAACGCCTTCCAGCAAACGCCTTTCGACAAGGTAAAAGTAGTCATTTTAGGGCAAGATCCCTATCATGGCGCCGGACAAGCCCATGGCCTCAGTTTCTCCGTACCGGACGGCATCAAACCACCGCCATCCCTCGGTAACATATACAAGGAAATGCAAACCGATCTCGGCCTCGAAATACCTACCAGCGGCAACCTGACCAAATGGGCAGAACATGGCGTGCTCCTGCTCAACGCCTTCCTGACGGTAAGAGCCAGCGAACCCGCGTCCCATAGTAAAATAGGCTGGGAAAACTTTACCGACGCAGTAATCCGCAAAATATCCGACATGAAAAACAATGTGGTATTTCTGCTGTGGGGCCGCTTCGCACAGGACAAACAAATCCTCATCGACGCTACCCGCCATCATATCCTGAAAGCGGCGCATCCCTCCCCTTTCAGCGCGAACAACGGTTTCTTCGGTTGCAAACACTTTTCCAAAACAAATGAACTTTTACTCAAAGCAGGCATTGAACCGGTGGACTGGCGCCTTTAA
- a CDS encoding AAA family ATPase encodes MADYHKLNNIHIKGYKSIEDQNVGLLDINVLIGQNGAGKTNFISLFRFLRNIIQERLKNTSLTNGAESLLFYGSKTTEEIKITLDFDPNYYEISLQPTRGDSLLVLNEYCGFRGNDFHGEPYWELITRSEEESSLSKAARNSRVAEYVYNVLQDWRVYHFHDTSETAGMKKYGAIANSKFLLEDASNLAAYLYILKHSQEPYYERIVKTIQLVIPFFKDFVLEPNPLNNENIRLEWQDLYSDKIFTANELSDGSLRFICMATLLLQKKLPKLILLDEPELGLHPTAITILAGLLKKASKRTQVIVSTQSVSLVNEFDAENILVVDRNKGATVFHRLDPEKLESWLDQYSLGDLWDKNVIGGNP; translated from the coding sequence ATGGCAGATTACCACAAGCTAAATAATATTCACATCAAGGGATATAAATCCATAGAAGATCAAAACGTTGGTCTTCTGGATATAAATGTATTAATAGGACAGAATGGAGCAGGCAAGACAAACTTTATTTCTTTGTTTCGTTTTTTAAGGAATATAATTCAGGAAAGACTCAAAAATACCTCGCTTACCAATGGTGCTGAAAGTTTGTTGTTTTATGGTAGTAAGACAACCGAAGAAATCAAAATTACATTGGATTTCGACCCTAATTACTACGAAATTTCACTGCAACCTACGAGGGGAGATAGCCTATTAGTCTTAAATGAATATTGTGGTTTCAGAGGGAACGATTTCCATGGGGAACCATATTGGGAATTAATTACACGGTCGGAAGAAGAAAGCTCCTTGTCAAAAGCTGCAAGAAACAGTAGAGTTGCAGAATACGTATATAATGTTTTGCAGGATTGGCGTGTTTACCATTTTCATGACACCAGTGAAACAGCCGGAATGAAAAAATATGGTGCAATTGCAAACAGTAAGTTTCTGCTTGAGGATGCATCTAATCTCGCAGCATATCTTTATATTTTAAAGCACTCACAGGAGCCATACTATGAGCGCATTGTAAAAACCATTCAACTGGTAATTCCATTCTTTAAAGACTTCGTTTTAGAACCTAATCCATTAAATAATGAAAACATTAGATTGGAATGGCAGGATCTATATTCAGACAAAATATTTACTGCCAATGAACTATCTGATGGCTCTTTAAGGTTTATTTGTATGGCTACTTTGCTGTTACAAAAGAAACTCCCAAAATTAATTCTTCTAGATGAGCCGGAATTGGGTTTGCACCCTACAGCGATTACAATCCTCGCCGGCTTGTTAAAAAAGGCATCAAAGAGAACCCAGGTAATTGTATCAACTCAATCAGTAAGTTTAGTCAATGAATTTGATGCGGAAAATATTTTGGTAGTTGATCGAAATAAAGGTGCAACAGTCTTTCATAGGTTAGACCCAGAGAAACTAGAGTCTTGGCTAGATCAATATTCTTTAGGGGATTTGTGGGATAAAAACGTGATAGGAGGGAATCCATGA
- a CDS encoding DUF4276 family protein, whose translation MIRLNITAEGFSEERFVSDMLRPHLLNFDIYTDVRKVLTNRKLRKRGGIVGYHKFRNDVTQWIKESPAVYHTTLIDLYGLSTDFPGYTSTKNLPAYHRIEEMERLLEADINHYTFIPYIQLHEYEALMFADTSVMQNWLGLYNRLPDNCFEEIRSSVPDNNPELINEGPNTAPSKRILSFCDTYDKIDDGILILKEIGLNNLRKECLHFNKWLTRLEQLR comes from the coding sequence ATGATAAGGTTAAATATTACAGCGGAAGGATTTTCTGAGGAACGTTTCGTGTCCGATATGTTACGCCCACACTTATTGAACTTTGACATATATACCGATGTCAGAAAAGTTCTTACGAACAGAAAACTTAGAAAACGAGGAGGTATCGTTGGGTATCACAAATTTAGAAACGATGTGACCCAATGGATCAAAGAAAGTCCTGCTGTCTACCACACCACGTTGATAGATTTATATGGGCTTTCTACTGACTTCCCTGGTTACACCTCAACAAAAAATCTCCCGGCTTATCACAGAATAGAAGAAATGGAGCGGCTTCTGGAAGCAGATATCAATCATTATACATTTATACCATATATTCAATTGCATGAATATGAGGCTTTAATGTTTGCCGATACATCAGTTATGCAAAATTGGCTGGGTCTTTATAATCGCTTGCCAGATAACTGTTTTGAGGAGATTAGGTCCTCTGTTCCTGATAATAATCCGGAACTCATTAATGAGGGGCCCAATACTGCTCCTTCCAAGAGAATTCTGAGCTTTTGTGATACTTATGATAAAATAGATGATGGTATACTGATATTGAAAGAAATTGGATTGAATAATTTAAGAAAAGAATGTTTGCATTTTAATAAATGGTTGACACGATTGGAGCAACTGAGGTAG
- a CDS encoding DinB family protein, protein MIQTIKEGLWKQFGGSIDMVTNAVSAYPESLWNTEKKFFYMSYHVAIFLDYYLTIPAGPLSSPLPFTLSETIPADGIDDIVPDRIYSQKEILDYLQASRKKCHDHILGMTEADFAQQWVEVEGNKVMTVFELFLYNMRHVQHHAAQLNMMLRKDTGDAPRWVRAAR, encoded by the coding sequence ATGATACAGACTATCAAAGAAGGTTTGTGGAAACAATTTGGCGGCAGCATTGACATGGTGACCAACGCCGTTTCCGCTTATCCTGAAAGTCTTTGGAACACAGAGAAAAAGTTTTTCTACATGTCTTATCATGTAGCCATCTTCCTGGATTATTACCTGACCATTCCGGCAGGCCCACTCTCGTCCCCGCTTCCATTCACACTCAGTGAAACCATTCCCGCCGACGGCATTGATGATATCGTGCCCGACAGGATTTACAGTCAAAAAGAAATACTGGATTATTTACAGGCAAGCAGAAAAAAATGTCATGACCATATTTTGGGCATGACAGAGGCAGATTTTGCACAACAATGGGTAGAAGTGGAAGGCAACAAAGTGATGACCGTGTTTGAACTGTTTTTGTATAACATGCGGCATGTGCAGCATCATGCGGCACAGCTGAATATGATGTTGAGGAAAGATACAGGCGATGCGCCGCGGTGGGTAAGGGCGGCGAGGTGA